In a genomic window of Orcinus orca chromosome 12, mOrcOrc1.1, whole genome shotgun sequence:
- the MTRF1L gene encoding peptide chain release factor 1-like, mitochondrial isoform X4, translating to MLFTSEIFDMYQQYAAFKGWHFETLEYFPSEIGGLRHASASIGGSEAYKHMKFEGGVHRVQRVPKTEKQGRIHTSTMTVAILPQPTEINLVINPKDLRIDTKRASGAGGQHVNTTDSAVRIVHLPTGVVSECQQERSQLKNREMAMKKLRAKLYSLRVEEETSKRYNARKIQIGTKGRSEKIRTYNFPQNRVTDHRINQSLHDLEAFMQGEDLLDELVQSLKDYANYESLVEIISNKV from the exons ATGTTGTTTACCTCAGAGATATTTGATATGTATCAGCAGTATGCTGCATTTAAAGGATGGCATTTTGAAACCCTGGAATATTTTCCAAGTGAAATAG GTGGCCTTAGACATGCATCTGCCAGCATTGGGGGTTCAGAAGCCTACAAGCACATGAAATTTGAAGGAGGTGTGCACAGAGTACAGAGAGTGCCCAAGACAGAGAAGCAAGGCCGCATCCACACCAGCACCATGACTGTGGCGATCTTACCCCAACCTACTGAG ATTAATCTGGTGATTAATCCTAAAGATTTGAGGATTGATACTAAGCGAGCCAGCGGAGCTGGGGGGCAGCACGTAAATACCACAGACAGTGCTGTCCGGATAGTTCATCTCCCGACAG GTGTTGTTTCCGAATGCCAACAAGAGAGATCTCAACTGAAAAATAGAGAGATGGCTATGAAAAAGTTACGTGCAAAACTATACAGCCTGCGTGTAGAAGAAGAAACAAGTAAACGATACAATGCTAGAAAGATTCAG attGGCACTAAAGGAAGGTCAGAGAAAATAAGAACATACAATTTTCCACAGAACCGGGTCACAGATCACAGAATAAACCAGTCACTTCATGATCTTGAAGCTTTTATGCAAGGAGAGGACCTACTGGATGAACTTGTACAGTCATTGAAGGATTATGCTAATTATGAATCTTTGGTAGAAATTATTTCCAACAAAGTTTAA